ATACTAGAGTGGAGGGTGTATGACGTCATCAAAAATGTAATACGGCTAACAAGAACCGCCATATAGACACAAAAAAATCCgcttttaaactttaaacggTTTGTTTACATTTCATCATTGaaacagttttatataatttttttatatatcatgtatatccaaaatatatttatatccgtGCGAACGATACTTTTAAAGTATTactcgtttaaaaataatcacgtGACTAGGTTCGTTACATACGTAGTTCCATACCATCTTTCAAcactttaaatatcttgtagACATTTCTCTTTAAATTCTTATTGCACTTTTCAAGTACTCATTATCATAACATAGTACTAAACACGTTTTAGACTTtaatcatcaaaaataaatcctaatttagggctttttatattgaaagacgGACCGAAACATACGAACATAATATGatcaattacattatattatctgtgaccGTCTGTACATACAAACTTATGTATAACATGCAATTCGAAACAACTATTGCGTAACTTATTATTGCAAAGCTTTAAAAAATTAGTCAATGAAGAATACGCTTTAGCGCTATACAAATAAGGTCGTCGAGTGAAAATCaagttatacaatttttatcaaatggTCTAAGACTCGAGGTATTTAATTTGTTGAGCTACGCTTACgaaatctacttttttttttgttatagttttgtgtgcttatttgattattttgacTGACTGCCGACCTGGAACAGAGATGTTGAACTAGATTAAGGACTGCATAGTGATAGAATACTTGGTCGGAGTTATCGTTAACTGGGATTGACGTTAACCGTTGGGGGATAGGATACCTTTAACAGATATACCTagtgtgtaaatataaaaacaactgGCTAGCCCGTTCGACTACAGATGGCCAGATTCCTGGTCGGTTCCAGTGCGAGTTCTCGGGACATGGAGGATCAGGTCTGAGGCGGGACCCCGTCCGCATGTGCACCGAGAGTTACAGTGTCGCTCACCCGGCGGCATGTTGGTGGTGCGGTGGTGCGAGCGCTCAGGACATGGAGGAGCAGGGCAGCGGCGGGGAGCCCATCTGCGTGAGGACGCGGTCGAGCCACTGCAGCGGCCCGTTGAGGTGAAGCTCTATCCAGCATGGTGTCGATGTCACCGTTTGCCGTCTGGaagttcaaatatttcattaaaatttaaatgttctcTATTTTGTGTGAGTGTGCGCGCGCGCGTGTGCGTGTTTGTGTGTTGTTAAGTGTGGGTGGAAATGGACAGAAATTCTTATATTAAGTAAGCGtagcaaataaattaatctagaAAATCATTTCAGTATGTTTTTAGAAGACTTTAATTATATGGAGTTAATACCAACCGAACACAATACCCATTCACCCTCAAGAGCATCCAGGTGAATTATTTTAGCCTAGCATACATACCTATATTCCGCCCCCCAACCCTTGACGAAGCTCATCCGTATTGTACACATGCGGGTCAGCTGGAACACCGCCTCGAAGCCTTGCGATACGGACTGAGAGAGGAGGGCTGCGAACTCTTGATTGTTGAAGATTTTCAGGTTGCAACCTATCGATCaaattaaataggttttaaccgacttcaaaaaaaggaggaggttcaccatttacatatattttatgtatggttGACTTTCTTAAAGATCTGATGACGAGTTTTGGAGGCAGAAGTCGGAACTCTTCAATAAACGCCAACAAATCAACCGTGACTTCTGTTATATTTTGCTATTGAGTATGTTcttctttgttaaaaaatattttatgttttcgaAAGGTGGATTCAACAACCGGTATATAAAACTTACTGCTAAGCTTGAAATATATGTGTTAATAAAACTTACTGCTAAGCTTGAAATATATGTGTTCATACGACTATTTAGACAAATGTACTATCCACTATTGAtaaactttgtaaaaaaaaagaaacgctAGAAAAAGGACTgaatcttaactaatattaaaaatgcgaaatttGTACGGTACACTTTTACATCCTTACCATGTCATCAAtggtagaaaaaaaatttactgaGCGTTAACACCCGCCCCCTACACGTTGGCGAAGCCGCGGTCTATAActagtgtaaaataaaactcaccTGGAGGTATTTTACAGACAGTGGCGGGATGCCAGCCATATCTCTGGTTGCAGTTCGGACTTTGAACGAATATCGACGAGTCGCTCAGACACTCCGCGAATACTTCTCctgttaacataataattagcCGCTATACTCAATGATACTGAGACGACTTCAAGATAAAGACTAATATCTCACGCAATTCACTGATAGTTCTGCAATATCGTGtgctacaaacagttcttgattaatgtacctttattttgaatacaaaacaaattattattgccTCATTTGCGGTGAAAACACTTAGTCCGTGgcgtagtagtgcaaaaagcttcattagcattagcattagctgcctgtaaattttcccactgctgggctaaaggcctcctctccctttgaggagaaggtttggagcatattccaccacgctgctccaatgcgggttggcggaatacacatgtggcagaatttcgttgaaattagacacatgcaggtttcctcacgatgttttccttcaccgccgagcacgagatgaattataaacacaaattaagcacatgaaatttcagtggtgcctgcctgggtttgaacccgaaatcatcggttaagatgcacgcgttctaaccactgggccatctcggcatagcaactgttgctataaaaaaaaaaagattttgctATGGTCTAACCGTGACAGCACCAGCGATCGACTTGCGCAAAGCCAGTTCTTTTATggaatagattttaaatattgtctgtTTTCAGGAACATTAATGATTACCTCCTATGTAATACAGTCGCACACCCTTGCCGATATGTCTGCGTGTCTGTTCCACGACCTCGTTACGATTCACGTTAGACAGAAGGCCGAGGCAAAATCtgaaaataccaaaaaatacagaaatttaCAATCAactttataatttctataatattcgTAAAGCGACAACAGGGCGTTCCTCCACCAAACTGACACTTTATCGATCGAATTGTAATCGTTATCGCTTAATCCTTTTTCTAGTCGAATTCAATAACACAGATGCggttcaatcaaatcaaaatatactttattcaagtaggattttaaagtaaagctaccaccggaaatttagatcctaccgagaagaagcggcaagaaactcagtagttactctttttcaacatctaaaaatacagtcatgttagttaaatacaattatatatgtatgttatgtctcctgcctggaagtcaacgagcattaactccacaCTTTCTTGTTTTAGCTCACGtgttatacagataaaaaattacgacttttaatttgaatataataaaacaataatgtgcTTTTATAACtcaaaatttagaatatttaagaatatttttattattatcaaatatcatcatttatttttttcatgactGAAAGTACCCTATCGTACTAACTTTTTCTATTCGATTTAAGGAGGGGGGAGGGCAGGTCTGAAAGTGATACACTCACCTCTCGCTGTTGCTGGGGTCCGTGAACCCGTCGACGGTGATGGAGGGCTGCGAGGCGTGGAAGGTCTCCCCCACGCGCGTGTTGAGCTCGTAGTAGCTGATGCTGCACCAGAAGGCGGGCTCGTGGTACAGCACGGGCGCCGCCTCGCTGGCCAGCGCGCCGGGCGACGGCGTGAGCCGCGTCAGGTCTGCGGGCCGGCCGGCCGGTTATCGCTTACTCGCTTAGGCGCTCCATATATACTCTCCATACGTGTCTGTTTTTCTcaacaagtttttattgaattgcCCATTTGATAAGTAAGAGATAAGATAACCATtgaaattggcgctgtaagatataaaaCTTGGGAATtacgatgttatgtcacttgtgcctgtagttacactggctcactcacccttcaaaccggaccacaacaacaccaagtattgctgtttggaggaAACTATCTGCTAAGTGGGTAGTACCAACTCGGACAGACTTGTACATGGTACTTCACGGCAGATACATATGCCATTCAATGTGTTAAAACACCTAACATCAGTACAGTAGGGACGTCCGTAGGAAAATGATTACATAAATGCTATGATcgtaaacttaatataaatataaaaatgaataaaccaACCAAATTGTCAACAAACTCACTCATATTGTCGTTGTGGTCCATCGGATCGCCGTCCTCGCTCATGTAGCCAGGCGGTGGGGTTTCAACTGATGAGGAACTTctgaaatatatgaataaaattttttatgtttgttattaataataataataataatgtcttcTAGTCACGGCAGCCAATGCCGAAGATCAGTTCTATTTTCGATGCATATATTCCAATTGAAAATCAACCGTACCACCACGACGAAAGGGTTTACTTTTCGAGACACTGTCAATCGATCGCTTGACTCAATCCAGTCTTCGAAGCTGGAAGCTCGAGATTTAATCCATAGACAGGtacat
This genomic interval from Vanessa atalanta chromosome 27, ilVanAtal1.2, whole genome shotgun sequence contains the following:
- the LOC125074150 gene encoding mothers against decapentaplegic homolog 3, giving the protein MFPLTPPVVKRLLGWKKGPEGSSAAEDKWSEKAVKSLVKKLKRSGAIEELEKALSNQNSHTKCVTIPRVKPNDNVINGQYRKGLPHVVYCRLWRWPQLQSQHELKPVDHCEYAYQLKKDEVCVNPYHYNKIDSPALPPILVPRCNEGEVRAPPPYDYQQHHDHDSVMQSAVGVAAGGHSALYLEATLAQQVPGNTTVQLSSSSVETPPPGYMSEDGDPMDHNDNMNLTRLTPSPGALASEAAPVLYHEPAFWCSISYYELNTRVGETFHASQPSITVDGFTDPSNSERFCLGLLSNVNRNEVVEQTRRHIGKGVRLYYIGGEVFAECLSDSSIFVQSPNCNQRYGWHPATVCKIPPGCNLKIFNNQEFAALLSQSVSQGFEAVFQLTRMCTIRMSFVKGWGAEYRRQTVTSTPCWIELHLNGPLQWLDRVLTQMGSPPLPCSSMS